From Spiroplasma endosymbiont of Amphimallon solstitiale:
TAATTACTAAAAATTATGCTCTTGATATAATTGCTAATTTTTTAAAGGAAAATAAAATAAAAAGTATTTCAACAAAAACTTTATATAACATGTTTAAAACAAATCGAATGGGTTTTGATGAAAATAACTTATTGAGAAAAGGAAAAAATAAACCTCACAAACAAAAAGAAACTAGGGGCAGAATTAATAATTGTAAGTCTATTCATGAAAGAAATTTAATCATTCCTAATATTAAAAATATAGAAGAATTCTTTAATTTTGTAGAAAAGTAATGATACATGATAAAGTGTTATTTTTAGAGAATTTTTACACTAAATAATGTTACTTTTAACAAATTTTTAATTAAAAATAATATTTTAAGTGTAAATTGATGAATAATTTTTGGTCATCCATACTTTTCTACATAATTAAAAGAAGAATTTGGTCATTTAGAACCTGTTTAGAATCTTTTTAATAAAACTGAAATAAATGAAAGAACAACCATTTGTAAACTAGTATTTAGTTTTCTTTCACAATTTTTTCATAATCTTCTGTATTTTTCTAATCAAGCAAAGCTTCGTTCTACAATTCATCTTTTTGGTAATACTACAAAAGTATGTAATTCATTACGTTTTATCACTTCAACATTTGCATTTATGATTGTTTTGATTTCAGAAGCAAATTTTTCACCAGTATAACCAGCATCTACTATTATTTTTTGAACTGCAGAAAGATTTTCTTTTTCATTTTCAATCATTATTATAGCGCTATTACGATCTGTTTTTTCTGCTGTGGTTATGTAAATTGCATGTGGTAAACCTTGAGAATCAACAACAATATGACGTTTTATGCCTGAAATCTTTTTACCAGCATCATAACCTTTATTTTCGGTAGTATCTGTATTTTTAACACTTTGCGAATCAATTATACAAAAACTAGTTTGTTCTTTGCGATTATTATTGATACGAATTTTTTTAACTAATTTTTTTTAAAATTAATTGCAATACACTAGGTTCTTTACCATTATTTTTACTTCAAATTTGAAAATAATAATATACAGTTTGTCATTTTGGAAAATTTTTTGGTAGCATTCTTCATTGACAACCACTTTTTAATACATATAAAATTGCACAAAATACTTCATATAAATCTAAACTTCTTGGTTTTGTTTTCTTTTTGCTATTTTCTAAAATTGATTTTATGTTCTCAAATTGTTCTTTGGTGACATGACTTGGATAATTTTTATGCATATATACCTCTTATTTTAAAATATATAATCATTTTACATTATTTTCGAAAAGATTCTAAACAGGTTCTTAGAGGGTGATACTATCATTGGTAAAGATCATAAAAGTTCTATTATTACTTTAGCTGATATATGATCAAAAACCACAATTCCTTTAGCAACTAAAAATAATAAATCAGAAAATATTACAAAAAGTATAATAAAATTTATTTCAAAGTTACAAAAAGGAACAGTTAAAACTATTACTTTTGATCGTGGTAAAGAATTTAGTAAATGAAAATTAATCGAAAAAAATTGTAATGTTAAGATTTATTTTGCAGATCCTGGTAAACCTTGTCAAAGAGGTTTAAATGAAAATAATAATGGTATTTTAAGAAGATATTTACCAAAATCTACAGATCTATCTTCATATAAACAAAAAGATTTAAATACTATAGCATTTCAAATTAATTCTACACCCAGAAAATCACTATCTTATAAAAGACCAATAGATTTAATACAATTATTTTAAAAAACTGTCCCATTTATATTTACAATTCAGGTAAGTGTCCTTTTTAATTTTACAATTCAGGTAATATAAAATTACAATGGTTAATAAGTAGTTGAACGTTAAATTTAGTTATTAAGAAGTTAATATATTTTCATTATCATTAAATTAATTTTTATTTTAAAAAGTGATAATCTTTTTATATAAAATAGGAGGTAATTTATTGAAATATGTAATTGTTATTATGAAAATTGTATTTGCAATTTTTGCAAAAAATAAGATTACGATTAAAAACGCAAAAATTCCTAAAATTTATATAGTAAATTTTTGAAGTATAGTTTAATTATTAATTATACTTTTGGTTAGTTAGTATTTTATATATTTTAAATTTTATTATTTTCTATTATATAATGTTTAAGTATAAAAATAAGACAGTTAAGAATAAGTAATTATTTAATTATTATTGTATTACTTTTAGTAAAGTAATATTAATATTAATTTTTAAAATTATAGATAGTATTTTATATTTAATAATTAGGTAGTTTAGTTTTTCTTAATTATGTTTTTATATAGAAAAAACCTTTAATTTTGTAGAAAAGTAATGATACATGATAAAGTGTTATTTTTAGAGAATTTTTACACTAAATAATGTTACTTTTAACAAATTTTTAATTAAAAATAATATTTTAAGTGTAAATTGATGAATAATTTTTGGTCATCCATACTTTTCTACATAATTAAAAGAAAAAACCATTATCAATATATAATATCTTTATCTTTAAGATTATTATTGTCTTGATATATTATATTAGTGTCTTGATATATTATATTAGGTATAATGTAAGAAACTATAAAAATTATAAGAGATTTTATTTTATATAAATTTAATTTATTATTAATATAATAGGGGTGATTGTGTGGAGAAAGATAAAGATATTATGAACATTATTAAAAAAGCATTATCAGAAAGTATTTTATTTGTACCGGGTGTTGCCAATATTTATGAAAAAGATAATAATTATGGAATTAAAGTTAACAAGTCTGATTTAGGTTGAATTATTGATATTAATATAGTTTGTTTTTTTAATAATAATATTTGAAATATTATGAATCAAACTCAGAAAAATTTAAAATATATTGTTGAAAAGATTATTAAACATCAAGACTATATAGTACTTAACATTTTTGTTCATGATTTAATTGAAGAATAAAAGAAAATATAAGGTGAAATTAAATGAAAAAAATTGATATTAAAACCTTAAAAGTTATGCTTATTAGCGGTGCTAATAATCTTTATAATCATCATTTTGAAGTTGATAAATTAAATGTTTTCCCAGTACCTGATGGTGATACTGGAACAAATATGAATTTAACAATGATGAATGGTATAAAAGAATTAAATGGCAAAGAATATGATAGTTTAAAAACATTTGCTACTACTTTTTCTCGTGGTTTAATGATGGGTGCGCGTGGTAATTCTGGAGTTATTTTATCTCAAATTTTTCGTGGTTTTTTTCAAACTATAAAAACAAAAGATTTAAAAAATGATTTCATTAGTAATGAGGATTTATTAAAATCTTGAAAAAGTGCTCAAGATTATGCATATCGTGCAGTTATGAAACCAGTAGAAGGTACTATTCTTACTATTATTAAAGATGGTGCTAATTATATTAATGAATTAGAAATAACAGGCAAAGATTCGCTTTATATTTTTGAAAAATTACTAGAAGGAATGAATGAATCATTAAAAAGAACACCTGATTTATTGCCAATTTTAAAAAAAGTAGGAGTTGTTGATTCGGGTGGTGCTGGTTTAGTTTATATTGTTGAAGGTATGGTGTATGGTTTAAAGCACGGTAAAGCTATTTCACCAAAGAAAAAATTAGAACAACAAGATACAGCAAAATTAGAAATGGTTTTAAATCAAGAAAACTTTGGTTATTGTTCAGAAGTTATTGTAAAACTAAATAAAGTTAGTAAGTTAGATTTTAATTTAAGCAAAACACGAACTGATTTAGAAACAATGGATGGTCAATCAATAGTTTTAGTAAATGATGAAGATTTAATTAAAGTTCATGTTCATACTTTAAAACCGGGTCAAATTTTAAATTATTTTCAGAAATTTGGTGAAATTTTAAAAGTAAAAATTGAAAATATGACCGAACAGGCAAAAGCACATACACAAACTATTAAACCAATTCGTAAATTAAATAATAAATTTGCTTTAATTGCTGCTGTTCCTGGTAGAGGAATTGAAACCTTTTTTAGAGATGAATTAAAGGTTAACAATATTATTATGTATTCAAAAAGAATTAATCCATCAACAGATGACTTTTTAAAGGCAATTGAAATTGTCGATGCAAAAAATGTCTTTATTTTGCCAAATGATAGTAATTTATTTTTAGCAGCAGAACAAGCAAGAAAATTAGAAAAAAAATCAAAAGTTTTTGTATTACCTGCTAAAAATATTGCTCAAGGTATGCGTGCTGCTTTAAATTTCAATCCTGAATTAAGTGCAAAAGAAAATAATAAAAATATGTGAAGTGAAATTAAATATGCTGCTTTTGGTTATATAACAGTTGCTGATCGTGATGTTGAAATAGATGGTATTAAAATTGG
This genomic window contains:
- a CDS encoding IS5 family transposase (programmed frameshift), with product MHKNYPSHVTKEQFENIKSILENSKKKTKPRSLDLYEVFCAILYVLKSGCQWRMLPKNFPKWQTVYYYFQIWSKNNGKEPSVLQLILKKLVKKIRINNNRKEQTSFCIIDSQSVKNTDTTENKGYDAGKKISGIKRHIVVDSQGLPHAIYITTAEKTDRNSAIIMIENEKENLSAVQKIIVDAGYTGEKFASEIKTIINANVEVIKRNELHTFVVLPKRWIVERSFAWLEKYRRLWKNCERKLNTSLQMVVLSFISVLLKRF
- a CDS encoding DAK2 domain-containing protein produces the protein MKKIDIKTLKVMLISGANNLYNHHFEVDKLNVFPVPDGDTGTNMNLTMMNGIKELNGKEYDSLKTFATTFSRGLMMGARGNSGVILSQIFRGFFQTIKTKDLKNDFISNEDLLKSWKSAQDYAYRAVMKPVEGTILTIIKDGANYINELEITGKDSLYIFEKLLEGMNESLKRTPDLLPILKKVGVVDSGGAGLVYIVEGMVYGLKHGKAISPKKKLEQQDTAKLEMVLNQENFGYCSEVIVKLNKVSKLDFNLSKTRTDLETMDGQSIVLVNDEDLIKVHVHTLKPGQILNYFQKFGEILKVKIENMTEQAKAHTQTIKPIRKLNNKFALIAAVPGRGIETFFRDELKVNNIIMYSKRINPSTDDFLKAIEIVDAKNVFILPNDSNLFLAAEQARKLEKKSKVFVLPAKNIAQGMRAALNFNPELSAKENNKNMWSEIKYAAFGYITVADRDVEIDGIKIGKKHFFSAVSFRNKDGKEKIIASNENLFNVIKVLFTKLIWDGAEIITIFKGKGYSKDQINFMKKILDEDYDIEYEIVDGDQEVYNFLFVVE